The genomic stretch GCAGCTGCTCCCCGCCCGGCAACGGATACGGCAGGTCAGTCTCCGACTCGTGCGCGGCCAGCCGCAGCGACGAGGCCATGATGCGCTCGCCCACCGCAGGCACCGCCAGGGCCCTGTAGCCCTCGGACCGCTCGATGACGCCGAGGAAACCCTTGGAGGGCTCGCCCTCGAATGCCTGCTCGTAGAACTCGACACGCACACCAAGGTCGATCATGCGGAGATCCTGGCACAACCGGCAGGCAAACAGGGGGCGTTGGACAGTTCCCGGCTACAGCTGCTTCCGCGGCGCTGGCGCAAGTTTCTCGCGGCAGCCGGCGCAGAGCGGGCCGCCGCCGCGGCCGTACTTCTGGGTGTACGCAGTGCACTGCGCGCAGCGGCCGACCTGGTCCACCGAGCAGTCGAGCATCGCGGCCGCCGCGTACGCGTCACGAGGTGCAGGGGGAGAGGCCATGGCCCGAGCGTACGAGCAGCCGACCCGCCCCGCGCGGCCGTCTCACCCTCGGTCCACGGTGACGCCGAGCTGCCGCTCGGGGGTGCACAGGGCGCAGGGCGCCAGTCGGGCCCGGGGCCCCGCCAGGGCCTCGATCGCATCCGCCGTTGATAGACGCTCGGTCCGCACGCCGCCCAGCGCGAAGCAGCCCGGATCGTGGAGCACCGAGGGCTGGTAGCCCTGCGGAGTCCGCCGGAGCTCCACCACCCATGTCACCTCGGGCGCCGCCGCAGCTGCGGCCGGACCGCCGCCGGTCAGGTCGGCGATCCGGGCGCGGACCGCGTCTAGCTGCAGCTCCAGGTACCGCTCGACGACACGCAGCCGCTCTAGATCCGGCGGGAGATCATCACTCACTCGACCGAGCCTAGGCGCCTCAGACGAGGGCCGAAATCTGGAACCTGCGCAGGTCAGGCCCGCGACTGTTACCGGGCTGGGCGCCGTCGAGCGCGTGCGGCACGTCCATGGGGGCGCCACGGGTCCGTAATTCTCCGTGGCCACCGCCGTGTGCGGCCGCGGGCTCGGTGGGGGTGTGAAAGACGGCAGCGGCGGAGGGAGGGGGGTCGGTGGGGGACCGGTCGCCGTCTGCCGGGCCGGAGTTGGGCCGCTCGCCGTACTCCCGCCGTCGCGCATGACGGGCGCGTGAGGAGACCGCACCGCCGGCCGTGGCTGAGGGGGAGCTCCTGCTGCCGCGATGGGGTGGCGGCCGGTGGATCGCTCCGCGTCGGTGCGGGTCTCGCCGTGGCCGAGGAGCGTGTCGTCGATTGCTGGTTGAGCCGGGTGGGACCCACCGCCCACGGCCGTCACGGGGCAACACCCGAGCTCCGCAGGCCCGTTGAGGAACACCCCGGCAAGCCGCCCGCTCTAATTCATTACGTTGCATTGCATCACCACAATGCATTGCATTGACGAAATGAAATGCAATGTGTTAGACTGAGGGCTCAGCCACAACAAAGGGGCGACGATGAGGTTGAAGGA from Streptomyces sp. NBC_01304 encodes the following:
- a CDS encoding DUF6233 domain-containing protein, whose protein sequence is MSDDLPPDLERLRVVERYLELQLDAVRARIADLTGGGPAAAAAAPEVTWVVELRRTPQGYQPSVLHDPGCFALGGVRTERLSTADAIEALAGPRARLAPCALCTPERQLGVTVDRG